In the Emys orbicularis isolate rEmyOrb1 chromosome 3, rEmyOrb1.hap1, whole genome shotgun sequence genome, one interval contains:
- the GJA10 gene encoding gap junction alpha-10 protein, translating into MGDWNLLGSILEEVHIHSTIVGKIWLTILFIFRMLVLGVAAEDVWDDEQSEFICNTEQPGCSNVCYDKAFPISLIRYWVLQIIFVSSPSLVYMGHALYRLRALEKERQKKKTHLRAQLEELEPVPEEHKRMERELRKLEEQKKVNKAPLRGSLLRTYVLHILTRSAVEVGFMIGQYLLYGLQMYPLYKCTRPPCPNTVDCFVSRPTEKTIFMIFMHSIAAVSLFLNILEIIHLGIKKIKKTLHGRQRREAAMAEETSICTLKKNSVVQQVCIMSNSSPQSSYKLLPNQQGGLPVYLPPVQGYKVLQAPADHCQRAVGMGAEQRRCSTDRPRSEQHHGQVPCLYKHPEHPREREQHYRQLPNQHLGQPSRHPSSSSEETHKQPQQGIESCPGSEQHIPEPPRNPVQPAKTPTSAGPLEIPQALRNVLRKHSRVGSCKDYGDDRGDSPDSGHYQGNRKASFLSRVLSENQLASDSESSDSRNGSSSEAKCREESSPPITPPPPSAMGRRMSMELYGLGPEYLKNFILLQDEDIG; encoded by the exons ATGGGGGATTGGAACTTGCTAGGCAGCATCCTCGAGGAAGTGCACATCCACTCCACCATCGTGGGAAAAATCTGGCTCACTATCCTTTTCATCTTCCGGATGCTGGTGCTGGGAGTGGCTGCTGAAGATgtttgggatgacgagcagtctGAATTCATTTGTAACACTGAGCAACCTGGCTGCAGCAATGTCTGTTATGACAAAGCCTTCCCCATCTCTCTGATCAGATACTGGGTGCTTCAGATCATCTttgtctcttccccatccctagtGTACATGGGACATGCACTTTATAGACTTAGGGCCCTTGAGAAAGAGAGGCAGAAGAAGAAAACCCATCTGAGAGCCCAGCTGGAAGAGCTGGAGCCGGTCCCGGAGGAGCACAAGAGAATGGAGAGGGAGCTGAGGAAGTTAGAAGAACAGAAGAAAGTGAACAAAGCGCCCTTGAGAGGGTCCCTATTGCGCACCTACGTCCTGCATATCTTGACCCGCTCAGCGGTGGAAGTGGGCTTTATGATAGGTCAGTATCTTTTATATGGGCTTCAAATGTATCCCCTTTACAAATGCACTCGTCCTCCGTGCCCTAACACGGTGGATTGTTTTGTGTCCAGACCCACAGAGAAGACCATCTTTATGATTTTCATGCATAGCATCGCAGCCGTCTCCCTGTTCCTGAACATCCTGGAGATTATCCACCTGGGGATAAAGAAGATAAAGAAGACCCTGCatgggaggcagagaagagaggCAGCGATGGCAGAGGAGACAAGCATTTGCACCTTGAAGAAGAACTCAGTGGTGCAGCAAGTTTGCATCATGAGCAATTCCTCCCCCCAGAGCAGCTATAAACTTTTGCCAAACCAGCAGGGTGGGCTGCCTGTTTACCTGCCCCCAGTACAAGGATACAAAGTGCTTCAGGCACCTGCTGATCACTGCCAGCGGGCAGTAGGGATGGGTGCTGAGCAGCGCCGGTGCAGCACAGACAGGCCTAGAAGCGAGCAGCACCATGGACAGGTCCCTTGTCTCTACAAGCACCCGGAGCACCCCCGGGAAAGGGAGCAGCActacagacagctccccaaccaGCACTTGGGACAGCCATCCCGACACCCTTCCTCCAGCAGCGAGGAGACCCACAAGCAGCCCCAGCAGGGCATcgagagctgcccagggagcgaACAGCACATCCCGGAGCCGCCCAGGAACCCTGTGCAGCCGGCCAAGACCCCCACTAGTGCTGGTCCGCTGGAGATTCCCCAAGCCCTCCGCAATGTACTCCGCAAACACAGCCGGGTGGGCAGCTGCAAAGACTACGGGGACGATCGCGGTGACTCTCCGGACAGCGGGCACTATCAGGGCAATCGCAAGGCCAGCTTCCTGTCCAGGGTGCTGTCCGAGAACCAGCTGGCCAGTGACTCGGAGAGCTCCGACTCCAGGAACGGCTCCAGCTCTGAAGCCaaatgcagagaggagagcagCCCACCCATCACCCCACCACCCCCTTCTGCAATGGGACGCAGAATGTCCATG gagCTCTATGGCCTGGGCCCAGAATATCTGAAAAACTTCATATTGCTCCAGGATGAAGACATTGGATAA